A single Planctomicrobium piriforme DNA region contains:
- a CDS encoding carboxymuconolactone decarboxylase family protein, protein MFTGACQICAAAPCDLLKGAEMPLLEPVLPSNASEKVTQQYARIREMLGTEEIPEPFLVYGNVEAFLRDFYMNYKKFVYTDGHLDAKSKAAIALAIAAHGKCKPWLELMSARCVSLGYSTEQVAEILAVAATNYMYNTFFKFRDLSGSSLFEGMGVGLRAHTFTGTSLGDKLVELINVVISDINACKPCTSGHVEKAKEMKITSEQLLEAIQCGATMYAGVQFLNSAT, encoded by the coding sequence ATGTTCACCGGCGCTTGCCAGATCTGTGCGGCAGCACCATGCGACTTGCTGAAAGGTGCTGAGATGCCGCTGCTCGAACCGGTGCTGCCGTCCAACGCTTCTGAGAAAGTGACTCAGCAATACGCACGCATTCGCGAGATGCTGGGGACGGAAGAGATCCCCGAACCGTTTCTGGTGTACGGCAACGTCGAGGCGTTTCTGCGGGACTTCTACATGAACTACAAAAAGTTCGTGTACACCGACGGGCATCTCGACGCCAAGTCCAAGGCCGCCATCGCACTCGCCATCGCCGCACACGGCAAGTGCAAGCCGTGGCTGGAACTCATGTCGGCCCGTTGCGTCAGCCTGGGCTATTCGACCGAACAGGTGGCCGAGATCCTCGCGGTCGCCGCGACCAACTATATGTACAACACGTTCTTCAAGTTTCGCGACCTCAGCGGATCGAGCCTGTTTGAAGGCATGGGGGTCGGACTGCGGGCACACACGTTCACCGGGACATCGCTGGGTGACAAACTGGTGGAACTGATCAACGTGGTGATCAGCGACATCAACGCCTGCAAGCCCTGTACTTCGGGGCATGTGGAAAAGGCCAAGGAAATGAAGATCACCTCCGAGCAGTTGCTCGAAGCGATCCAGTGCGGAGCGACGATGTATGCCGGCGTGCAGTTCCTGAACTCAGCGACATGA
- a CDS encoding peroxiredoxin: MSAQVGQPAPNFSVQAYDRTKDNTDEQFKQLSLEDFKGKWVCLFFYPLDFTFVCPTEIVSFNDKLGEFEDRDCALLTASTDSVFSHKGWCDSHADLAKLKYPMLADTTHKLSRDYGVLKEDAGIAYRGIFLIDPTGVVRWSAVHDLSVGRNVDEVLRVLDALQTDKLCPCNWKSGEKTLN, from the coding sequence ATGAGTGCACAAGTCGGGCAACCCGCCCCGAATTTCTCTGTTCAGGCCTATGACCGCACGAAGGACAACACCGACGAGCAGTTCAAGCAGTTGTCTCTGGAAGACTTCAAGGGGAAGTGGGTCTGCCTGTTCTTCTACCCGCTCGACTTCACGTTCGTCTGTCCGACCGAAATCGTTTCGTTTAACGACAAACTCGGCGAATTCGAAGACCGCGACTGCGCGTTGCTGACCGCCAGCACCGACAGCGTCTTCTCTCACAAGGGCTGGTGCGATTCTCACGCTGACCTGGCCAAGCTGAAGTACCCGATGCTCGCCGACACGACTCACAAGCTGTCGCGCGACTATGGGGTGCTGAAAGAAGACGCGGGAATCGCGTATCGCGGGATCTTCCTGATCGACCCGACAGGCGTCGTCCGCTGGTCGGCCGTGCATGACCTGAGCGTGGGCCGTAACGTCGATGAAGTGCTGCGGGTTCTCGACGCGCTGCAGACCGACAAACTCTGCCCGTGTAACTGGAAGTCCGGCGAAAAGACTCTGAACTAG
- a CDS encoding FAD:protein FMN transferase, producing the protein MADVPNSNRRDFLTGRAAQKVIRSHGENLADSLQEAAQAAPPAAHDTVRLETRAMACQWSVVMNPGPPRHVMVASDALDCVHMVEQQLTVYRNDSDIARVNQHAFGSRHAVTPDLFAFLLRCRELWEQTEGAFDPAMGTLIQLWRTARAADTVPTADEVAAALSTTGFQHVQLHAEDETVSFDRDGLLLDFAAIGKGYAVDLAADHVRTEGIADFLVHGGHSSLIAAGRHAVHHGWPVGIKNPLFTERRYATVLLRDQAMSTSGSNVQFFRHQGKRYGHILDPRTGWPAEGLLSVSVIAPTATLAEALSTAFYVMGLDKAVAYCHHHLDVGAILVPPPVRGRTLEPIVCNLPDEQLFFEADPATP; encoded by the coding sequence ATGGCCGACGTCCCCAATTCGAACCGTCGCGATTTTCTGACTGGCCGGGCAGCCCAAAAGGTCATCCGCAGCCACGGAGAGAATCTCGCCGACTCCCTGCAGGAAGCCGCTCAGGCCGCACCTCCAGCGGCGCACGACACGGTTCGGCTGGAAACCCGGGCGATGGCGTGCCAGTGGTCCGTCGTGATGAATCCCGGCCCTCCCCGTCATGTGATGGTCGCCTCGGACGCGCTCGACTGCGTCCACATGGTCGAGCAGCAGCTCACCGTCTATCGCAACGACAGCGACATCGCCCGCGTCAATCAGCACGCGTTCGGCTCCCGACATGCCGTGACCCCTGATCTGTTCGCCTTTCTGCTGCGATGTCGCGAATTGTGGGAGCAGACCGAAGGGGCGTTTGATCCCGCGATGGGTACCCTGATCCAACTCTGGCGCACAGCTCGAGCCGCCGACACCGTGCCCACAGCCGACGAAGTGGCCGCGGCCCTCTCGACGACCGGCTTTCAGCATGTTCAACTCCATGCCGAAGACGAAACCGTCTCGTTTGATCGCGATGGACTGCTGCTGGATTTCGCGGCGATCGGCAAGGGGTATGCCGTGGATCTGGCGGCAGACCATGTCCGCACGGAAGGGATTGCCGACTTTCTGGTTCACGGCGGTCACAGCAGCCTGATCGCCGCCGGACGACATGCTGTGCATCACGGCTGGCCGGTGGGCATCAAGAATCCGCTGTTCACGGAACGCCGGTACGCCACTGTTCTGCTGCGGGATCAGGCGATGTCTACCAGCGGTTCGAATGTTCAGTTCTTCCGGCATCAGGGGAAGCGTTACGGGCACATTCTCGATCCCCGTACCGGCTGGCCGGCGGAAGGTTTGCTGTCTGTGTCGGTCATCGCCCCCACGGCGACTCTGGCCGAGGCCCTGTCGACTGCTTTCTACGTCATGGGACTCGACAAGGCTGTGGCCTATTGCCATCATCATTTAGACGTGGGAGCGATCCTGGTTCCCCCGCCGGTCCGCGGTCGGACGCTGGAACCGATTGTGTGCAATCTGCCTGACGAACAGTTGTTTTTCGAGGCAGATCCGGCGACTCCTTAG
- a CDS encoding DoxX family protein → MKDLHRAPLLAVFLIVLLRMSIGWQFLYEGLWKKETLSTPTPWTSEGYLKNAQGPFRDYFRSMTGDPDDFKWLDYAAMSQRWYDWRDRFVKHYQLDEKQQNVLNQMLDGSTGEDTPAADLPPTPTLRQPLTQLPPEVTAAKLGDVVGYDAAKKELTARGPLLPSEEADLLELVDVKKQPDGSFAKINDPMSPLVGPELEFVKAVERLAFQSRQLSYRHRLAAQLRGNPENVGVTGRKNDRGSFDIVMGTVTMDAAGADANNVRYGKIQEYKDLVQDYNSELKHAKIDYQNDHATMLGKKLASMRSELVGPIRSLDSSLKESAINLLTPAQLKLGNPTGAETPLARSDRQVMWGLIILGTLLIVGLATRVAAVLGAVMLMMFYLVIPPWPGIPQGPGPEHSFIINKNMIEAIALLAIAALPTGRWFGIDSLFSAFTCCRKKPAAPQTVALNTTPPVKK, encoded by the coding sequence GTGAAAGACTTGCATCGCGCTCCGTTGCTGGCTGTGTTCCTGATCGTGCTGCTGCGCATGTCGATCGGCTGGCAGTTTCTGTACGAAGGTCTCTGGAAGAAAGAGACGCTTTCGACGCCGACCCCCTGGACCTCGGAAGGCTATCTGAAAAACGCCCAAGGGCCGTTCCGCGACTATTTCCGGTCGATGACCGGCGATCCGGACGATTTCAAATGGCTCGACTATGCGGCCATGAGCCAGCGCTGGTACGACTGGCGCGACCGCTTCGTCAAGCACTACCAGCTCGACGAAAAGCAGCAGAACGTCCTCAATCAGATGCTCGACGGCTCGACGGGTGAAGACACTCCCGCCGCCGACCTGCCCCCGACTCCCACGCTGCGGCAGCCGCTCACTCAACTGCCGCCGGAAGTGACCGCCGCCAAGCTCGGCGACGTTGTCGGCTACGATGCCGCCAAAAAGGAACTGACAGCAAGGGGGCCGCTCTTGCCGAGCGAAGAAGCAGATCTCTTGGAACTGGTGGATGTCAAGAAGCAACCAGACGGCAGTTTCGCCAAAATCAACGATCCCATGTCGCCTCTCGTGGGCCCGGAGCTGGAATTCGTCAAAGCGGTTGAACGTCTCGCATTTCAGTCGCGGCAGCTTTCGTATCGGCATCGTCTTGCTGCCCAGCTGCGTGGCAATCCTGAAAACGTCGGCGTCACCGGGCGCAAGAACGACCGCGGCAGCTTCGATATCGTGATGGGGACCGTCACCATGGACGCCGCGGGAGCCGACGCCAACAACGTCCGCTATGGCAAGATTCAGGAATACAAAGACCTCGTTCAGGATTACAACTCTGAACTCAAGCACGCCAAAATCGACTATCAGAACGATCACGCGACCATGCTCGGCAAAAAGCTCGCCAGCATGCGGTCGGAACTGGTTGGCCCCATTCGCTCGCTCGATTCCTCTCTGAAAGAGTCGGCGATCAATCTTCTGACCCCCGCCCAACTCAAGCTGGGGAATCCCACAGGTGCGGAAACTCCGCTCGCCCGATCGGATCGTCAGGTGATGTGGGGACTGATCATTCTTGGCACGTTGCTGATTGTCGGCCTCGCCACCCGAGTCGCCGCGGTCCTCGGCGCCGTGATGCTGATGATGTTCTATCTGGTGATTCCTCCCTGGCCTGGCATTCCTCAAGGTCCGGGTCCGGAACACAGCTTCATCATCAACAAGAACATGATCGAAGCGATCGCGCTGCTGGCGATTGCGGCTCTGCCGACGGGCCGCTGGTTCGGCATCGACAGCCTGTTTTCTGCGTTTACCTGTTGCCGCAAAAAGCCGGCCGCACCCCAGACTGTGGCCTTGAACACCACACCGCCAGTGAAAAAATAG
- a CDS encoding DUF1570 domain-containing protein: protein MWTSCRSFITCGTWCLAWFCLSAGILSADEITYETEDGKKVTSQGRLLPSRPGVELLERWDGQIQPLDPSQIIERNNTGDVVPITPAQMGERLEELFGKDLVRIEIQPPVVVAIVLAGPLQPKAEAAAKTFLQKAMRFMQNVDDVFDRYARQMEFPLHDAPYPVVLLIFESDQDFEDYFTTTSGGKGLSAGSVLGFYSQLTNRLAVRMTSCDSFAVPLHEAIHQQISNRVLHRLAPIPRWFAEGIANAFEGNGDKIDTNPGKVNADYVRRAQAVPRDAPWSKVVGDDGAFLADVLAGDAYTLAWCLHWTASTQYKDGYKAYVQALAKRRPLEELPPFADDLLFEKSFGVSQNAMQAQFPDAVLTAARKQKVDLSPPPRRDEFEQKSLCQYFISATAISRPNGPATLKLTGSARNLCPFRDMTFYITVETEGGFYAEYLFADLKPRQMVKLPEGVRLLPIPGRPQGPSSRYSVFVRSVPADSPEAAKWKQGDVPGPVTGGR from the coding sequence ATGTGGACTTCCTGCCGATCATTCATCACCTGTGGCACATGGTGCCTGGCGTGGTTTTGCTTGTCGGCGGGGATTCTGTCAGCGGATGAAATCACCTACGAAACCGAAGATGGAAAAAAGGTGACGTCGCAAGGGCGACTGCTCCCATCCCGTCCCGGCGTCGAGCTTCTTGAACGCTGGGACGGGCAGATCCAGCCCCTCGATCCCTCCCAGATCATCGAACGCAATAACACGGGCGATGTCGTCCCCATCACGCCTGCCCAGATGGGAGAGCGGTTGGAAGAACTGTTCGGCAAAGACCTGGTGCGGATCGAAATTCAGCCCCCGGTCGTTGTGGCAATAGTGCTCGCCGGCCCGCTCCAGCCCAAAGCCGAGGCTGCCGCCAAGACCTTCCTGCAGAAGGCGATGCGGTTCATGCAGAACGTCGACGACGTCTTTGATCGCTACGCCCGGCAGATGGAATTTCCCCTGCACGACGCTCCTTATCCCGTTGTGCTGCTGATCTTCGAATCCGATCAGGACTTCGAGGATTACTTTACCACGACCTCAGGCGGTAAAGGGCTCTCCGCAGGTTCGGTCCTCGGTTTCTATTCGCAGCTGACCAATCGTCTCGCCGTCCGCATGACTTCCTGCGATTCGTTCGCAGTCCCGCTGCATGAGGCGATTCACCAGCAGATTTCCAATCGAGTCCTCCATCGCCTGGCCCCCATCCCCCGCTGGTTCGCCGAAGGAATCGCCAACGCCTTCGAAGGGAACGGTGACAAAATTGACACCAACCCCGGCAAGGTGAACGCCGACTATGTTCGTCGCGCTCAAGCGGTTCCCCGGGATGCCCCCTGGTCAAAAGTGGTCGGCGACGACGGGGCGTTTCTGGCCGACGTGCTCGCAGGCGATGCCTATACGCTTGCGTGGTGTCTGCACTGGACCGCATCGACGCAGTACAAGGACGGCTATAAGGCCTATGTGCAGGCGCTTGCCAAACGCCGGCCGCTCGAAGAACTCCCGCCGTTCGCCGACGACCTGCTGTTTGAGAAATCATTCGGCGTCTCGCAGAACGCCATGCAGGCTCAGTTTCCCGACGCGGTGCTGACCGCCGCCAGAAAACAAAAAGTCGATTTAAGTCCGCCGCCGCGACGGGATGAGTTCGAACAGAAATCGCTGTGTCAGTACTTCATTTCCGCCACCGCGATTTCCCGGCCCAATGGCCCCGCCACATTGAAGCTGACAGGCTCAGCGCGGAACCTGTGCCCGTTCAGGGATATGACCTTCTACATCACGGTCGAGACCGAAGGGGGCTTCTATGCCGAGTACCTTTTCGCCGACTTGAAACCCCGTCAGATGGTGAAACTCCCCGAGGGCGTGCGGTTGCTGCCGATCCCCGGCCGTCCGCAGGGCCCCTCTTCGCGGTATTCGGTGTTTGTCCGATCCGTCCCGGCCGACAGCCCGGAAGCGGCGAAGTGGAAGCAGGGAGACGTTCCCGGCCCGGTGACGGGGGGCCGTTAA
- a CDS encoding MarR family winged helix-turn-helix transcriptional regulator, with protein sequence MSQLQKDLKKKRPFEVPEQEAMLNLVRTNDLFQNRFGRLFRQYDLTGSQYNVLRILRGEGQPLPSLEIASRMVQVVPAITGLIDRLEKQELVARARCEEDRRVVYVKITEKGIRLLATLDAPVVALHKDLLGHLSRTELSELNRLLEKARLSTAAEE encoded by the coding sequence ATGAGTCAGTTACAAAAAGACCTGAAAAAGAAACGGCCCTTCGAGGTGCCGGAACAGGAGGCCATGCTCAACCTTGTGCGGACCAACGACTTGTTTCAGAACCGTTTCGGCCGGCTGTTTCGCCAGTACGACCTGACCGGTTCCCAGTACAACGTCTTGCGGATTCTGCGGGGAGAAGGACAACCCCTTCCCAGCCTGGAAATTGCCAGCCGCATGGTGCAAGTGGTGCCTGCCATCACCGGCCTCATTGACCGGCTCGAAAAGCAGGAACTGGTCGCCAGGGCACGCTGTGAAGAAGACCGTCGCGTGGTGTACGTCAAAATTACGGAAAAAGGAATTCGACTGCTGGCGACGCTCGACGCCCCAGTCGTCGCGTTGCACAAAGACTTGCTCGGCCACCTCAGCCGAACCGAGCTGTCGGAGTTGAACCGGCTGCTCGAAAAGGCGCGTCTGTCGACCGCCGCAGAGGAATAG
- a CDS encoding pirin family protein produces the protein MLNVLLAQDRGHLNHGWLDTFHSFSFGSYYDPQRMGFRSLRVMNEDVVAAGRGFGTHPHRDMEIVTYVLEGALEHKDSMGNGEVLRPGEFQRMTAGTGITHSEFNPSPKEPVHLYQIWLLPDRKGHEPSYEQKRFPKSGMTNQLRLVASPNAEDGSLLIHQDARVYLSRIESGHSVSHAIPAGRHAWLQVLRGSVTVNGTAANVSDGIAVSDETELQITAGEPAEIMLFDLA, from the coding sequence ATGTTGAATGTCCTTCTCGCCCAGGATCGCGGCCACCTCAACCACGGTTGGCTCGATACCTTTCACTCGTTCTCGTTCGGCTCGTACTACGATCCCCAGCGGATGGGCTTCCGCTCGCTACGGGTGATGAATGAAGACGTCGTGGCCGCAGGCCGCGGCTTCGGCACTCATCCCCATCGCGACATGGAGATCGTCACCTACGTTCTCGAAGGCGCCCTCGAACACAAGGATTCGATGGGGAACGGAGAAGTCCTGCGACCTGGCGAATTTCAGCGGATGACCGCTGGAACCGGGATTACTCACAGCGAATTCAACCCGTCGCCCAAGGAACCAGTGCACCTCTATCAGATCTGGCTGTTGCCAGACCGGAAGGGGCATGAACCGAGCTATGAGCAGAAGCGCTTCCCTAAGTCCGGCATGACCAACCAGCTCCGGCTGGTGGCCTCGCCGAACGCCGAAGATGGGTCGTTGCTGATTCATCAGGACGCCAGGGTCTACCTGTCCCGGATCGAATCCGGTCATAGCGTGAGTCACGCAATCCCTGCAGGCCGGCATGCCTGGCTACAGGTGCTGCGCGGCAGCGTCACGGTGAACGGCACCGCCGCTAACGTTAGCGATGGCATTGCGGTCAGCGACGAAACCGAGCTGCAGATCACTGCCGGCGAACCGGCCGAGATCATGCTGTTCGATCTCGCCTGA
- a CDS encoding DoxX family protein, with product MSAVQGFATVLGRVMLGTIFLLSAVGNKIPNFTAVASYMTSEGVPASQVLLAGAIVFLIAGSLSVMTGFQARYGAAMLLIFLVLATYFFHDFWKFTGKEQELQMIQFMKNLSMMGTMVFLMANGSGPWSLDSLIFRKLRSPQKI from the coding sequence ATGTCTGCAGTTCAAGGTTTCGCCACGGTCCTCGGCCGCGTCATGCTCGGCACGATTTTTTTGCTGAGCGCGGTGGGCAACAAGATTCCCAATTTCACGGCGGTCGCGAGTTACATGACCTCGGAAGGGGTGCCTGCCTCGCAGGTGCTGCTCGCCGGCGCTATCGTCTTTTTGATCGCAGGCAGCCTGTCTGTCATGACCGGATTTCAGGCCCGCTACGGCGCGGCCATGCTCTTGATATTCCTGGTGCTGGCCACTTACTTCTTCCATGACTTCTGGAAGTTCACCGGAAAGGAACAGGAGCTGCAGATGATCCAGTTCATGAAAAACCTGTCGATGATGGGCACCATGGTGTTCCTGATGGCGAACGGTTCAGGCCCCTGGAGCCTTGACTCCCTCATCTTCCGTAAACTTCGATCTCCTCAGAAGATCTGA
- a CDS encoding luciferase domain-containing protein: protein MQPQSVDEQLRNELMQWAGVSLLQPSFGGLQVQVGRRSFACLPGNGQADVLLPKKLRDLFVASGQVRPHPTLPDSCWVTVSLRSPSRVQNAVNVIRAGYDYAKSRDEVLPRRLLSVEPG from the coding sequence ATGCAGCCGCAGTCAGTCGACGAACAGTTGAGAAACGAGCTGATGCAGTGGGCGGGCGTCTCACTGCTTCAGCCCTCATTTGGCGGACTTCAAGTCCAGGTGGGACGCCGGTCGTTCGCCTGCCTGCCAGGGAATGGTCAGGCCGATGTCCTGCTGCCAAAAAAGCTTCGCGATCTCTTCGTTGCTTCCGGTCAGGTACGACCGCATCCCACCCTGCCTGACTCCTGCTGGGTGACCGTCTCGCTCCGCTCTCCGTCCCGCGTGCAAAATGCCGTCAATGTGATTCGAGCCGGGTACGATTACGCAAAGTCTCGAGACGAAGTGCTGCCGAGGAGATTGCTCTCCGTGGAGCCTGGCTAA
- the dps gene encoding DNA starvation/stationary phase protection protein Dps, with the protein MNPTKIDLTPDHREQLCMLLNARLADIIDLTLQAKQAHWNVKGPHFISLHKLFDEVYEQFAGLTDDVAERLVALGGNAEGLLQIVSKRTTLPAYPLKIHDGKAHVDALSSALAVFGKTIRQDINRADELGDADTADLFTQISRTSDKYLWFVEAHLYSEGPAK; encoded by the coding sequence ATGAACCCGACGAAAATCGATCTCACGCCTGACCATCGCGAACAGCTCTGCATGCTGCTGAATGCGCGGCTGGCCGACATCATCGACCTGACGTTGCAGGCGAAACAGGCCCACTGGAACGTGAAAGGCCCGCACTTTATTTCACTGCACAAGCTCTTCGATGAAGTCTACGAACAGTTTGCCGGATTGACTGACGATGTGGCAGAGCGTCTCGTCGCGCTGGGAGGGAACGCGGAAGGCCTGCTGCAGATCGTGTCGAAGCGCACCACGCTGCCGGCTTATCCCCTCAAGATTCACGACGGCAAAGCACACGTCGATGCCCTTTCGTCGGCGCTCGCCGTTTTCGGCAAAACGATCCGTCAGGATATCAACCGCGCCGATGAACTCGGTGACGCCGACACAGCCGATCTGTTCACACAGATCTCGCGCACGAGCGACAAATACCTGTGGTTCGTGGAAGCCCATCTCTACTCGGAAGGGCCGGCGAAATAG